AACGGAAATTTGTCCGCTTTCTCTTTCGTAATCGGCAGCAAAGCGTTCAAGGTGACCAATAGCCACTGCTTCTTTACCCATTTTTTGAACATAGAAACATTGGGATTCGCATTGCTTTTCCTGTGGACATACACGTCCGCATACTGCAGGCAGTGCACTGGTTTCTTTAAGGGCCTTAGCTGCTTCAAGGAATTCACCGCGCTCAATGTTCTTAACGAACTTAGGAATGTTGATTTCTACCGGGCAACCAGTCATACAGGTTGGGTTGGCACAGTCCAGGCAACGTTTAGCTTCTTGCATTGCTTGTTCAGGAGTTAATCCCTGATTCACCTCTTCGCGGTTATGTGAGCGGTATTCCGGATCAAGCTCATTCATGTGAACACGTGGAATATCGGTACGTTCTTTTGCTTTCATGCTTTTGCGTAACTCTTCACGCCATGGAGCATTACGGTTTTCTGTATGCTGACTTTTGGTAATTTCACATTCCTGTGATCCGAGCTTCTTGATTTCTTCTTTTTCAGCTTCTTTAAATGCTCCCATACGTTTGATCATCTCATCAAAGTCCACCTGATGAGCATCGAATTCAGGACCATCCACGCAAACGAATTTGGTTTTTCCTCCTACAGTAACACGGCATGCTCCACACATTCCTGTTCCGTCAACCATAATAGTATTCAGGGAAGCTTCTGTAGGAATCTCATATTTTTTAGTTAATAAAGAAACGAACTTCATCATGATTGCCGGTCCGATAGTGAAGCATTTGTTCACTTTCTCACGAAGAATAACTTCTTCCACACCGTTTGTTACCAGTCCTTTTTTACCATAAGAACCGTCGTCGGTCATGATAATAACTTCATCAGAGCTTTCGCGCATCTCTTGTTCCAGAATGATAAGTTCCTTTGTACGTCCGGCAAGAACTGTGATAACCTTGTTTCCTGCTGCTTTCAGAGATTGAACAATAGGAAGAAGCGGAGCAATACCTACACCACCTCCGGCACAAATTACAGTTCCGAAGTTTTCAATGTGGGTAGCTTCTCCCAATGGACCTACCACATCGGTAATATATTCGCCAATTTCGAGGTTACATAGTTTTGTCGAAGAAAGTCCCACTTCCTGAACTACAAGGGTAATTGTTCCTTTTTTAAGATCGGCACCGGCAATGGTTAGCGGCATACGTTCACCTTTTTCTCCAACACGGACAATAACAAAATGTCCTGCTTTGCGGGAGCGGGCAATCATTGGCGCTTCAATTTCCAGCTTGAAAACTTTCTCTGAGAAATGTTCTTTATTAATTATTTTATTCATAAAAGTAGAGATGTGAAATTTATATTAGATTATTAGCATCAGGATGACGTTATTGGCAAAGGTAATCTTATTGTTTTTTAAATCAAAACGATGGAGATAAAAAACAAAAGCGTTTCACTACAGTTAACATAGTGAAACGCCTTGCTTTTATTGTAAAGATCCCTTTAGGGAGTAACTTAGTCGATAATATCAAATCCGGTGTAAGGAACCAATGCCTTTGGTATGCGAATACCTTCAGGAGTCTGGTTGTTTTCAAGCAATGCGGCAACGATACGTGGCAATGCAAGAGCACTACCATTTAATGTGTGGCAAAGTTCTGTCTTCTTATCACCTGTACGATAACGGCATTTCAAACGGTTAGCCTGGTAAGACTCGAAGTTTGAAACTGAACTAACTTCTAACCAACGTTCTTGGGCAGCAGAGAATACTTCAAAGTCAAATGTAATGGCTGAAGTAAAGCTCATGTCACCTCCGCAAAGACGGAGAATACGGTAAGGTAATTCCAGCTTTGTTACAAGGTTTTCAACGTGAGCA
This genomic interval from uncultured Bacteroides sp. contains the following:
- a CDS encoding bifunctional dihydroorotate dehydrogenase B NAD binding subunit/NADPH-dependent glutamate synthase, whose protein sequence is MNKIINKEHFSEKVFKLEIEAPMIARSRKAGHFVIVRVGEKGERMPLTIAGADLKKGTITLVVQEVGLSSTKLCNLEIGEYITDVVGPLGEATHIENFGTVICAGGGVGIAPLLPIVQSLKAAGNKVITVLAGRTKELIILEQEMRESSDEVIIMTDDGSYGKKGLVTNGVEEVILREKVNKCFTIGPAIMMKFVSLLTKKYEIPTEASLNTIMVDGTGMCGACRVTVGGKTKFVCVDGPEFDAHQVDFDEMIKRMGAFKEAEKEEIKKLGSQECEITKSQHTENRNAPWREELRKSMKAKERTDIPRVHMNELDPEYRSHNREEVNQGLTPEQAMQEAKRCLDCANPTCMTGCPVEINIPKFVKNIERGEFLEAAKALKETSALPAVCGRVCPQEKQCESQCFYVQKMGKEAVAIGHLERFAADYERESGQISVPDIDESNGIKVAVIGSGPAGLSFAGDMAKFGYDVTVFEALHEIGGVLKYGIPEFRLPNSIVDVEIDNLVKMGVTFIKDCIVGKTITVEQLQEEGFKGFFVASGAGLPNFMNIPGENSINILSSNEYLTRVNLMDAANPESDTPVSFGKNVAVIGGGNTAMDSVRTAKRLGADRAMIIYRRSEEEMPARLEEVKHAKEEGIEFLTLHNPIEYIADERGRVKQVILQKMELGAPDESGRRSPVAIPGATETIDIDLAIVSVGVSPNPIVPSSIKGLEVGRRGTINVNDNMQSSIPTIYAGGDIVRGGATVILAMGDGRKAAAAMDQELKSKSIA